In Rodentibacter haemolyticus, the DNA window GTTCGTACCGGATACCCTTTCTCTTTATGAAGTTTTGGAATTGTTTAAATCAACCGGTGAAGATTTTGCCATTATTGTGAATGAATATGCTTTAGTGGTCGGGATTGTAACCCTTAATGACGTAATGAGCATTGTAATGGGTGAACTGGTATCTAATGAAGAAGAGCAAATCATCAGCCGTGATGAAAATTCTTGGCTCATTGATGGCGCAACGCCACTTGAAGATGTAATGCGGGTATTAGATATCGAATTTCCGGATGAAGAAAACTATGAAACAATCAGTGGATTTATGATGTATATGCTACGTAAAATTCCGAAAAAGACCGATTCATTGGTTTATGGAAAATACAAATTTGAAGTGATTGATACTGAAAATTTTAAAATTGACCAAGTTTTAGTGTCATTGGTGAAAGAAAGCGAATAGGTGCTTTCTTGCGTAATCTGCCGCAGCCAGTATAATGGCGCCGGTTTATTTTATATTTAACAGGATAACTATGTTAAAAAAAGTATCTGTATTTTTATTTTCTATTATGCTTGCAGCTTGTTCTTCTATCACATCACATATTCCTTTTATGGGGAATGATAAAAAAGTGATTGATTTGGATAAAGATAAAATTGATCAAAAATCTTATGCGGCGGCTTATGAGGCAACAGTGGCAACTTATAAAGGTCGTGTAAACGAAAATTTCTATGTAGATAATTTCGCCAGTGGCGTAAATGATTGGTACTTAGGTCGTATTTTAGTTCCGATTAAACAAATTCAAGACAAACTTTATACCGGTGGACATGATTCCGATGTGTACGCTTATTACAGCGGTGTATTGCACGGAGAAGCATTACAAAGTAATTTTAACCGTTTAAGCCCAAGCTGTTGGAGTAAACTCGATTCACCGAGTATCACTCAAGGGATCTACGATGCGATGCGTGATCTGAAAAAAGGCAAAGAACGTGGCGAAAATGATGAATATATCGCAAAAGGCAGTGATGAGCTGCTAAAGGTTTGCACAGCTAAATAATATATAAAACTGTTGAGGATCACTCTATCAACAGTTTTTCTTTTTCTAAATCTTAGACAGAGGAGTAAGGATGTTAGAACTTTCGGAAAGTAACATTCACTTAAATGTTAGCGCAGAAAACAAGCAACAAGCCATTGAAATGGCTGCTGGAGCTTTGGAAAATGCGGGTTATGTGGAAAGCGGGTATTTACAAGGTATGCTCGATCGTGAACAGCAGACCTCTACTTTTTTAGGTAACGGTATTGCAATTCCGCACGGCACGTTAGAAACCCGTTCAATGGTGAAAAAAACCGGGGTGCAAGTGTTTCAATTTCCCCAAGGAATTGAATGGGGCGAAGGCAACATCGTTTATGTAGTGATTGGTATTGCAGCCCGCTCTGATGAACATTTGGCATTATTGCGTCAATTAACCCACGTACTTGGTGATGAAGACACCGCAGCGAAATTAGCCGTAATGACAGATGTTGAGCAATTCCGCACGACTTTAATGGGCGAATCCACAGAAGCCTTTACGATCCCTGAAGAAAATATTCATCTGGATGTAAACACACAAAGTTTATTTACTTTAGTAGCAATGAATGCGGGTCAATTAAAATCGCAAAGTGCGGTTGAAAACAGCTTTGTTTCCGAAGTCATCGGTAATGCCGCACTTCCGTTAGGCAAAGGATTATGGGTTACCGATGCGGTTTCCGGAAATTTAAAAAACGCGTTGGCGTTTAGTCGTGCGAAGACCATTTTCAGTCATAACGGCAAGCCGGTTAAGGGCGTTATTACGGTAGCTGCTGTAAATGAGGCGATTAATCCGACATTAGTCCGTTTATTGGAAGATGACGCGCAAAGCGCTTTATTAAACGGAAATTCTACCGATATTTTGACCGCTCTTTTAGGGGGGGAATCTGCACAAGCTGCGGCAACGAAAAGTGTTAGCGGGGCGGTTGTCGGAACCTTCACCGTTCGTAACGAGCATGGTTTACACGCCCGTCCAAGCGCTAATTTAGTGAATGAAGTGAAAAAATTCGCTTCAAAAATTACCGTACAAAATCTTACACGCGGTGGCGAGCCGGTAAGCGCAAAAAGTTTGATGAAAATTGTGGCGTTAGGCGTAACCCAAGGTCATCGTTTACGTTTTGTTGCAGAAGGTGAAGATGCCAAACAAGCGATCGAAGCACTTGGTAAAGTGATTGCGGAAGGTTTGGGTGAAAGCGTTTCGTCCGTACCGCCTGCTCAACCGGATACCATTGAAGTGATGGCTGAACAGGGTTATGCGCCGGCAATAGCAGAAGATAATAGCCTACCTTCCGATGCCATTGAAGCGGTATTTGTGATCAACAATGAACATGGTTTACACGCCCGCCCGAGTGCAGTACTGGTGAACGAAGTTAAAAAATATAATGCTTCGGTTGCGGTGCAAAATCTTGATCGTAATTCTCAATTAGTCAGTGCAAAAAGCTTAATGAAAATCGTCGCATTAGGTGCTGTAAAAGGCTCCCGTTTACGTTTTGTGGCGACCGGTGAACAAGCGAAAGAAGCCGTTGAAGGAATTCGCATCGCTATTGAATCAGGCCTTGGCGAAGGGAAAGGTGAATAGTTATGGCGAGAGTTGCAACTATTACGCTAAACGCGGCTTATGATTTAGTGGGGCGTTTGGCACGTATTGAATTAGGTGAAGTGAATACTGTTGAAACCCTAGGGCTTTTCCCTGCCGGCAAAGGCATTAATGTGGCAAAAGTGCTGAAGGATTTAGGCACGGATGTTGCCGTAGGCGGTTTTTTGGGTGAAGACAATGTAGGCGATTTTGAACAAATGTTCAAAAAACAAGGCTTGGAAGATAAATTTCATCGTGTTGCCGGTAAAACCCGTATTAATGTAAAGATTACTGAAACGGAAGCGGATGTTACCGACTTGAATTTCCTTGGTTACGAAATCAGTCCGACGGCATGGCAACAATTTGCCGCCGATTCTTTGGCGTATTGTTTGGATTACGACATTGTCGCAGTGTGCGGAAGTTTGCCGCGCGGTGTTACACCGGAATTATTCGCCGACTGGTTAAATCAATTACATCAAGCCGGCGTGAAAGTTGTGCTGGATAGTAGCAATGCGGCATTGACTGCCGGTTTAAAAGCGCATCCTTGGTTGGTGAAACCGAATCATCGTGAATTAGAGGCTTGGATTGGGCATTCACTAAATACGGTAGAAGAAATCGCCGATGCCGCACAACAATTAAAAGCACAAGGTATTGAAAACGTGATTATTTCTATGGGTGCAGAAGGGGCTTTGTGGCTTAACAATGAAGGCATTTTGAAAGCACAACCGCCAAAATGTGAAAATGTGGTCAGCACCGTAGGTGCAGGGGATTCTATGGTAGCAGGTTTAATTTATGGCGTTGAACAAGGGTTCTCAAAAGCGGAAACCTTGGCTTTTGCCAGTGCGGTTTCTGCTTTTGCCGTATCGCAAAGTAATGTCGGCGTAAGTGATCCTGCCCGCCTTAACCCTATTTTAGACCAAGTAAAAATCACTGTGATTGAAGGATAATAAAATGAAGTTATTTTTAACCCAATCAAACAATGTAGGCAGTGCAAAGGCCTATTTATTACGCGAAGTGTTTCGTGAAGCGGCTCAGAAAGCAAATGTTGCATTGGTAGAAAATGCCGAAGAAGCCGATCTTGCGCTTGTATTCGGTTCACAGCTGCCGAACAATGCCGCCTTAACAGGCAAAAAAATCTTTATGGTGGGGGTTGATATTGCCATGACCTCACCGGAAGTTACCTTAGCAAATGCGATGGCAAATGGCGTTGACTATTCACCAGAAAGTGCGGTTAATTTTGCCGCTGTTTCCGGTGTGAAAAATATTGTAGCGGTTACCGCTTGTCCTACGGGAGTAGCGCATACTTTTATGTCGGCCGAAGCCATTGAAGCCTATGCGAAAAAACAAGGTTGGAACGTAAAAGTGGAAACACGCGGTCAAGTGGGTGCCGGCAATGAAATTACACCGGAAGAAGTGGCGGCGGCAGATCTTGTGTTTGTTGCGGCGGATATTGATGTGCCGTTAGACAAATTCAAAGGTAAACCGATGTATCGCACTTCTACCGGATTAGCGTTAAAGAAAACCGAACAAGAATTTGATAAAGCCTTTAAAGAAGCAAAAGTGTTTGAAGGCGGTAATGCGAAAGCGAATACTGAAGAAAACAGAGAGAAAAAAGGCGTATATAAACACTTGATGACCGGTGTATCGCATATGTTGCCGTTGGTGGTAGCTGGTGGTTTATTAATCGCAATTTCCTTTATGTTTGGGATTGAAGCTTTTAAAGATGAAACCATTTTCCACGGTATTCCTAAAGCCCTAATGGATATTGGGGGCGGTGCAGCGTTCCACTTAATGATCGCCGTATTTGCCGGTTATGTGGCATTCTCCATCGCAGATCGCCCGGGACTTGCTGCGGGGCTTATCGGCGGTATGCTTGCAACAACGGCAGGTGCCGGTATTCTAGGCGGTATTGTTGCAGGTTTCCTTGCCGGTTATGTGGTGAAAGGATTAAATGTCATTATTAAGTTACCGGCGAGTCTAACCTCATTAAAACCGATTTTAATTCTACCGCTCTTAGGTACGTTAATCATTGGTTTGGCGATGATTTATGTAATCAATCCACCGGTTGCTCAAATAATGAATGCGTTGAGCGAATGGTTAAAATCCATGGGTGAAGTAAATGCAATGGTGTTGGGGACGTTAATCGGTGCAATGATGTGTATCGATATGGGCGGGCCGGTAAACAAAGCGGCATATACTTTCTCTGTAGGAATGATTGCATCACATGTTTATACTCCGATGGCTGCGGCAATGGCAGCGGGTATGGTGCCGCCAATCGGTATGGCGATTGCCACTTGGATTGCACGCAGTAAATTCACGACAAATCAACGTGATGCGGGTAAAGCCTCTTTCGTATTAGGTTTATGCTTTATTTCAGAAGGTGCATTACCCTTTGTTGCAGCGGATCCGATTCGTGTCATTATCAGCTCTGTTATTGGTGGTGCGGCAGCCGGTGCGATTTCAATGGCTTCGGATATTACCTTACAAGCGCCACACGGCGGATTATTCGTGATCCCGTTTGTTTCCGAACCTGTGCGCTATTTAGCGGCGATTGCGGCAGGTGCTTTAATTACCGGCGTTATTTATGCAGTGATTAAACCGAAACCGGCTACAGAATAATCAACAAAAGTGCGGTTATTTTTTTTAAAGTTTTTAAAACATCGGAAAATTTAACCGCACTTTTGCTTGGAGGAAATATGGAAAAATACAACAAACTTCGTATTGAATGGGATTGCCGACGTGGAATGTTAGAGTTAGATAAAATTATTATGCCATTCTATAAACAGCATTTTGATGAATTACCTAACACACAAAAAGATATTTTTATTCGTTTACTTGCCAGCACGGATTTGCAGTTATTTTCTTGGTTTTTTAATCGTGGCAAAGCAGAAGATGCCGAATTACAGAGTATGGTGGAATATATTCAAACAAAACAAAAGATTTCCACAATTTAAAAAACAAATTTATTTTTAACCTTTGAACTTTTTTAAATCACTTATGTCAGATAAAGCGACAAGAGCTTGCTGTCTTAAATATTAAGGCGTGTTAGACATAGCATTAGGAGAAATATGGCTGAACAGCTAACGGATCAAGCTTTGGTAGAAAGGGTACAGCAAGGCGATAAAAAAGCCTTTAACTTATTAGTTTCGCGTTATCAAAATAAAGTAGCAGGGTTACTTACCCGTTACATCTCGCGTAATGATATTCCTGATGTTGTGCAGGAATCCTTTATTAAAGCCTATCGTTCCATTGAATCCTTCCGAGGCGATAGTGCTTTCTACACTTGGCTATATCGAATTGCCGTAAATACGGCGAAAAATTATTTAACGGCGCAAGGGCGTCGTCCGCCGAGCGAGGATATTTTGGCGGAAGATGCCGAAAGCTATGATGTGGGAACCCATCTTCGTGATGTGGATTCACCGGAAAATGAAATGTTGTCCGGAGAATTGGAAAAGATCGTTTTTGATACGATCAAAAATATGCCGGAAGATTTAAAAACAGCTATAACGCTTCGTGAACTTGAAGGGTTAAGTTATGAAGACATCGCCGGAATTATGGATTGTCCTGTAGGCACTGTACGTTCTCGAATTTTCCGTGCGCGTGAAATTATCGAAAACAAGATACAACCGCTTATGCAACGTTAAAATACAGTCGGAGTTTAAAATGCAAAAAGAGTTACTTTCAGCCTATATGGATGGCGAACAAGTGGATGTTTCATTCACAGAAGAATTATGTAACGATGAAGCTTTGCAACAGTCTTGGGCAAGCTATCATATGGTGCGTGCCGTTATTCGTAAAGAAAGTGATGTTTTATTAGGCACAGATTTTACGGAAAAAATGGCCGATTTAATTGAAAATGAAGAAATCGAGAAATTAGCGATTACCGAGTTTCAACCGACTATTGAAGAAGTTCAACAATTGCCGTTTATGCGTAAATTCAAATCTTTTTTCGCACCGATGGCTCAAATTGCAGTAGCTGCGAGTGTATGCTTAGTGGCGGTAATCGGCGTTCAATCATTTAATGCTAAAAACGATGTAAATAATGCTCCGGAGACACCGATTTTACAAACTTTACCGTTTAATAATTCTGTTCAGGAAGTTAGCTATAATGCTCCGACAAAAGATGTAGCAAACACCGAACAAATGGAACAAAAAAATCGTCGTATCGGTGCGATGTTGCAAAATTATGAATTACAACGCCGTATGCATGCAGATGCACTAAATGTTGGTACTAACCAAGCAAAATAATAGTCCAATAAGAACGAATAAATTCACCACCTGATCAGCCTCGATGAGGTGGTGATTTTTTATAAATAGTCAAAACGTTTATGAAAAAAATATCTCTAAAATCAACCGCACTTTTACTCATTTCCCTTTTTAGCGTTTCTGCTTTTGCAGAGGATAGTTCTGTGAAGAAAGCGTTAGAGAAAATGACGTATGCAGTCAATAATCTTAATTATGAAATTGCTTTTGTTCAGACTTCACCGAATAATATGGATTCTTTTCGTTATCGCCATATCAAGCGCGATAACAAAACCTATGCACAATTAGTTACCCTTGATGGTGAGCAGCAAGAAATTATTCAGCGGGATAATTTAGTCAGTTATTTTCAACCGAATTCTCAAGCATTCACATTGAACAGCGGAAGTATTGTCGATGCGCTCCCTGCAATTATTCGTAGCCATTTTGATAAACTGGAAGAAAACTATGATTTTATTCCTTTAGGGAAAAATCGTGTCGCCGGACGTTTTGTCGATACGATTCGGATTGTGCCGAAAGATGATTTCCGTTATCAATATTTGGTTTTTGTGGATGAAGAAAACGGTTTATTACTTCGTGGCGATATGCTTGATCGTGATGGGAAATTGTTAGATCAATTCCGTGTCGTTACGCTTTATATTGACGATAGCTTAAAAGGCTTAACGAATTATTTAAATAAAGTTTCTATGCCGCCATTATTAAACGAAACGCAAAATGCAGTTCTCTCTCTGGATTGGGAACCCGGCTGGCTACCGCAAGGGTTTGAGAGTGTTCGACGTAGCCAAGATTTATTTGACGGCGAAATTATTGATAGTTCTTTGTTTAGTGACGGATTATTTACTTTCACCCTATATGTTACAAAAGCGGAAAGCCAGCAACCGAATCAGGATAAAACGTGGAAACAAGGCGAATTTACTTTGTATAGTGAGGTGATTGGCGATAAAGAAATCACGTTTATCGGACAACTTCCTATTACCACAGCGAAACGAATCGTGCAAGAAGTGAAATTTACCAACCATTAAAAATCGGTATTATGTATCAGTTGCACAAAAGGTTGTTTTTAATTCGAATGTAGAGTGCGTTAGGCTTGCCGTAACGCACCAAACTTGGGTTTAACGGTGCGTTACCTTTGGCTAACATACCCTACTCTGTTTTGTGTAACTGATACAGAGTACCGCATTTTTTTATACAGGGTTTCTTAATAATGAAAAATTTGTAAAAAACATTCAAAGAACCTGACTTTATAGGTAAACTAGCACATTGTTAGGAATTGATCTTTTTACTCTGTTTAGCTAAAAAAATGAAAAAAATCCCCTTCAAATTAACCGCACTTTTGCTTTTCCTTTCTGCGTTCTCCGCTTTTGCCGAACAAACCGTGGATATTGAAATTCGTGGAATTAAAGGTGAACGAGCAATTCGTAATACGGAGCTTAATGTTGAACTTATCGAAAAAGAAGAAATGGATGGTTCCGATCGTTATAAACGCTTGGTTACCGAAGCTGTGGATAAAGGGCTGAGGGTATTTGGTTATTATGATTCTTCCGTTACTTTTGAATTGAAAAAACGCAAAGGCAAAGATTTATTAATCGCCAATGTTACCCCCGGTGAACCGACACGTATTGCCGGTACGGACGTGAAAATTGAAGGCGAAGCCGCGCAAGATAAGGAATTTGAAGCATTGCGTAAAAATTTACCGAAGGAGGGCGAATTAGTCGAACATCAAAAATATGATAATTATAAAAATAGTATTTCTACCCTTGCCCTTGCGCGCGGCTATTTAGATGGCGAGTTTACCATCTCCCGTTTAGAAATCAGCCCTGAAACTCACCAAGCTTGGTGGCGCATATTATTTGAGAGCGGCGTGCGTTACCACTATGGCGAGATTAAATTTAATCATTCGCAAATCCGTGAAGATTATTTACAAAATATGCTGAAGATTCATTCGGGTGAACCTTATTTAGTAAACCGGCTTTCTGAGTTTAGTAACGATTTTTCTTCTACCAACTGGTTTAGTTCCGTGTTATTGCAACCTCAAGTTGATGAGCAAAAAAAAGTCGTCAATTTAGATGTGCTACTTTATCCGCGTAAAAAAAATGCGATGGAATTGGGGGTTGGTTTTGCAACGGATACGGGTCCGCATTTACAAATCGGTTGGACCAAACCTTGGATCAATGATCGAGGACATAGCTTTCGCACAAATCTTTATGTTTCCTCCCCAAAACAAACGCTCGAAGCTACTTACAAAGTGCCGTTGCTAAAAAATCCGTTGAATTATTACTATGAATTTTCCGGCGGTTTAGAAAATGAAGATAAGAATGATACTAAAACGACGGCTATGACCCTCGCAGGGTTGCGTTATTGGAATAATGCCGAAGGTTGGCAATATTTTGCCGGTGTGCGGGCTCGTTACGATAAATTTACTCAAGCGGATGTAGAAGATAAAACGTTGTTGGTATATCCGACCGGTGGTTTTAACCGAACCCGTTTGCGTGGCGGAATGTTCCCGACTTGGGGGGATACGCAGAAAATCACTGTGGATGTCGCTTATAAAGGCTTATTTTCCGATGCCGGTTTTTTTAAAGTTCAAGCCTCCACCGGATGGATCCGTACTTATGCGGAAAATCACCGCATTATCACCCGTGCCGAAATCGGTTATTTGAATACCAAAGATATTAATAAAATTCCGCCGACGCTTCGTTTTTTCGCCGGCGGTGATCGTAGTGTACGCGGGTACGGCTACAAAAAAATCTCACCAAAAGATCGCAATGGTAAGTTGGTGGGCGGTTCTCGTTTAGTCACGGGATCATTTGAATACCAATATCAAGTTTATCCTTCATGGTGGGCTGCAACCTTTGTCGATACCGGTCTTGCCGCAAATCGTTTCAGCCAAGAAGAATTGCGCTATGGTGCAGGTGTCGGCATACGTTGGGCATCGCCGGTGGGCGCAATCAAATTTGATATTGCCACACCGGTTCGTGATAAAGACAACAGCAAAAACATTCAATTTTACATTGGCTTAGGTACAGAGATTTAGACGGAATGATAAAGCAAGAAATTAAACAAGAAGAACCTCAATCTGAGCAGCCATCGAAATCAGACAACGCTAAAAAGAAAAAAGGCTTTGTCCGTAAAGCTTTTTGTGTGGGAAGTGCGGTCGTTTTTTTGCCTGTTTTTGCTCTCGTGGGAGCCTTGTTTTTTGAACAAGGTCAGCGAGGCTTGATTGAACTGGCGGATAAATTTCTTGATAGCCTTTCTATTGAACAAGTTAAAGGTGGTTTGCAGCGCGGTTTAGTGTTACACAATGTGCGTTATCAAACGGCAGGGATTGACACCCATATTGCTCAGGCTCGTTTGCAGATGGATTTGGGTTGTTTGTTCTCACGCAAAATTTGTGTGGAAGATCTTTCCGTAAAAGAACCCGTCATCTTGATTGATACCGCTCAATTACCACCCTCGGAAGAAAAGCAAACCGAATCTTCTCCAATGGAAAAAATCAATTTGCCCATTTCTGTGCAGGTGAAAAATATTGCGCTGGATAAATTGAATCTGAAACTTGATCAAACCGATATTACTCTCGAACGTTTTCAAAGTGCGGTCAGTTTGGACAATGAATTTGGTTTAACCCTTGCACCGACGGAACTGAAAGGTCTTGATGTTCTGCATATCCAATCTTCAGAATTAAAGACAAAGCCGAGCAAAGAGGAAAATAATCAACCCGTAGATTGGACGGCAATTGAACAAAGCCTTACTCCCGCATTTTTAGGAAACATCGGTGAGATCAATTTACCTTTTGATATTCACGTTACCAACTTTGCTGCAAAAAATTGGCAATATGTCGCACAAAATGAACAAAGCGAAGAATTACAACGTATCGCTTTGCCTTCTCTACTCTTACAGGCGGATGCCACAGGACATTCTGTCCGGTTACAGAAATTGGATATTGAAAGCTCACTCGGCACATTAAATTCTCAGGGGGCATTACAGCTTAACGCTGATTTTCCGTTAGATTTAACTTTAACTTTAACTTCTTCACTGAATGCTTTTCTGTCTCAAGGCAGAGAAATTTTTCCCGCAAGTGATGTGAATTTATCCCTTTCAGGATCGTTGAAAAAAACGACCGCACTTTCCTTAAAAACCAAAGGAATGCTGGATGCGGAACTGGACGCTGAAGTAAAACTTGCCGAAGATAAAATGCCGTTAAACCTCACACTTAAAGTCGCCAAAGGGCAATATGCTTTCGCGCAGGCATTATCACCGTTGAAAATTAATGACGTTGCTTTGAAATTAACAGGGAATTTACTGGATTACCATGCAGAGCTTGTGGGTGGTGTGGAAGGAATGGATCATATTCCATCAACACATTTAGCGCTGAATGCAGACGGAAAATTATATGCGGTCAATATTCATCAATTAAGCTTGGCGGCATTAGAGGGGACAGCAAAGCTAACCGGTTCGGCAAATTGGAAAAAAGGGGCGCAGTGGAATATTGAAGTGAATTTAAACAAAATGAATATTCGCCCTTATGTACCGGCAATGCCTGCCGTATTGTCCGGTAAACTTATCACTTCCGGTGAGGCGGGTAGCCAAGGCTGGCAGGTGGATATACCGACTGTCGATTTAGCCGGTACGCTTTCTCAGCGCCCATTGAGTTTGAAAGGGGATGTGGCGTTAAGCGATAAAACATTACTCAATATTTCAAATTTATCGCTCAATTATGGTGATAACAAAATTCACGCCAAAGGCATATTGAGTGATGAATCGGATTTAACGCTTGATATTAACGCGCCGAACTTACGCGGTTTATATGCTGATCTGTCGGGGGCTTTGGTGGGGAAAGCGACAATTCAGGGGAAATCGGCTGAACCGAATGTCACACTTGATCTTAATAGCCGACATCTCCATTGGCAGGTTTTAGATATTGCTAATGCCACCGTTAAAGGCCATATTTCCGGCTCGCCGATTTTGAAAGGCAACCTGAATGTAAAAGGCGGTAACATTCGTTATGGCGATTCGGTCGCAATGCAAAGCGTCAATTTGAGCATATCGGGCGATGAAAAAGACCATCAACTCGTTTTAGCTTCTCAGGGAAAACCTGTGGCGGCAGATTTCAAAATCTCAGGCAATTTCGACCGCACTTCTCAGCAGTGGAAAGGGTTATTGAGCCAAGTGAAAATAGACTCGCCGATAGGGGATCTGAAGCCGGATCAAGCGATTTCCGTATCCTACGACAATAAAAAAATACAAGCTGCGATCAGCGCACATTGTTGGCAAAATATCAACGCGGATTTATGTTTCCCGAAACCTTTTACGGCAGGGGAAAACGGCGAAATTCCTTTTAATATAAAGCGTATTAATCTTGATTTGGTGAATCAATTTATCGGGCAAGAGAGCTTGAAAGGTCATCTTCGTAGTGAGGGAAAAGTGGCATGGTTTAGTGATAAACCCTTTACCCTGAATCTTACTTTGAATGGTGATAATTTAGGCATTGCACAAAAATTGGATTATCGCACCTTTAAACTTGATATTCCGAAACTCAGGCTAAATGCGGATATTCAGAATAATAATCTCAGTTTGAAATCCGACATCAATGTGCAAAATCAAGGGCGTATTAATGCCGATTTAAAACTGAATGATTTAAATGGTACGCGCAATCTTGGCGGTAGTTTCGGTATTGAACGTTTAAATCTGGCGTTGGCAAATCAGCTGTTGACAAATGGTGAAGCGATTAATGGTGAAATTATTTCTAAACTCACTTTAGGCGGAAATTTGGAAAAACCTTTATTGGCCGGTTATTTTGATATTCGCAATGTGAAAACCAAATTGAAAACCTTACCTTTTGAAGTAACAAATGGTGATGTTGCCCTTCGTTTTGAAGGAACAGGTTCGACCTTGCAGGGTAAGGTTCAAACACCTGACGGAAATTTGAAAATGACAGGTAGCGCAAATTGGGCGAATTTAGACAATTGGAGCACCGAAGTGCGGGCGGAAACCGAGGGCTTTAAGCTCAGTTTGCCTTCAATGGGGAAAATACAGCTTTCAACCAATGTGGTGGCAAAGGCTACGCCAAAACTGTTGGATTTATCGGGTAATGTGGATATTCCGTGGGCGAGAATTAAAGTGGATTCATTGCCGGATAATGCCGAGCCTGTGAGTGAAGATGAAGTGATTTTAAACGGGCCGCGCAAAAGCAAGGAAGAATTAATTAACCGTGAATTTGCGGCGACCACAAAATCAGGTATGGAAATTCGTTCCGATTTAAAAATAAAAATCGGTGATGATGTACATTTTGACGCTTACGGTTTTAAATCAAACTTAGCGGGTTTGCTTTCCGTAAAACAAGAAAAAGGGCGTTTAGGTTTGTACGGTCAAATTGATCTAAAAAACGGTCGGTATGCATCTTTCGGGCAGGATTTATTGGTTCGTAAAGGGCAAATTAATTTTTCGGGCTTGCCTTCACAACCGATGCTAAATATTGAAGCGATTCGTAATCCGGAAGCGATGGAAGATAGCAAAGTTACCGCCGGTGTGAAAGTGGTCGGTGTTGCAACAAACCCTGAAGTAACGGTTTTTTCTAATCCGAGTAAACCGCAAGATCAGGCGCTTTCTTATTTACTTACCGGACGTTCTTTAGAAGACAGCGGCCAGGCAGGCTCGGGTGGTTCTGTCGGTGCGGCACTGCTTGGTATGGGATTAGCCAAAAGTGGTAAACTTGTCGGCGGTATCGGCGAGGTCTTTGGGATTCAGGATTTGAATCTCGGTACTGCGGGGGTAGGTGATAGTTCCAAAGTACAGGTGAGCGGTAATATCGGTAAACGATTACAGGTAAAATATGGTGTAGGGTTATTCGATGGGTTAGCAGAAGTCACTTTGCGTTATCGTTTGTTACCGCAGCTTTATTTCCAATCGGTTTCCGGCACGAATCAAGTGTTTGATTTACTTTATCAGTTTGAATTTTAGGAATGCTTATTTATGAATAATGAAGAGGATATGCTACCGCACACCAGAACGAACGTGCGTGAAATTGCTGCGATTGATCT includes these proteins:
- the tamB gene encoding autotransporter assembly complex protein TamB, with the translated sequence MIKQEIKQEEPQSEQPSKSDNAKKKKGFVRKAFCVGSAVVFLPVFALVGALFFEQGQRGLIELADKFLDSLSIEQVKGGLQRGLVLHNVRYQTAGIDTHIAQARLQMDLGCLFSRKICVEDLSVKEPVILIDTAQLPPSEEKQTESSPMEKINLPISVQVKNIALDKLNLKLDQTDITLERFQSAVSLDNEFGLTLAPTELKGLDVLHIQSSELKTKPSKEENNQPVDWTAIEQSLTPAFLGNIGEINLPFDIHVTNFAAKNWQYVAQNEQSEELQRIALPSLLLQADATGHSVRLQKLDIESSLGTLNSQGALQLNADFPLDLTLTLTSSLNAFLSQGREIFPASDVNLSLSGSLKKTTALSLKTKGMLDAELDAEVKLAEDKMPLNLTLKVAKGQYAFAQALSPLKINDVALKLTGNLLDYHAELVGGVEGMDHIPSTHLALNADGKLYAVNIHQLSLAALEGTAKLTGSANWKKGAQWNIEVNLNKMNIRPYVPAMPAVLSGKLITSGEAGSQGWQVDIPTVDLAGTLSQRPLSLKGDVALSDKTLLNISNLSLNYGDNKIHAKGILSDESDLTLDINAPNLRGLYADLSGALVGKATIQGKSAEPNVTLDLNSRHLHWQVLDIANATVKGHISGSPILKGNLNVKGGNIRYGDSVAMQSVNLSISGDEKDHQLVLASQGKPVAADFKISGNFDRTSQQWKGLLSQVKIDSPIGDLKPDQAISVSYDNKKIQAAISAHCWQNINADLCFPKPFTAGENGEIPFNIKRINLDLVNQFIGQESLKGHLRSEGKVAWFSDKPFTLNLTLNGDNLGIAQKLDYRTFKLDIPKLRLNADIQNNNLSLKSDINVQNQGRINADLKLNDLNGTRNLGGSFGIERLNLALANQLLTNGEAINGEIISKLTLGGNLEKPLLAGYFDIRNVKTKLKTLPFEVTNGDVALRFEGTGSTLQGKVQTPDGNLKMTGSANWANLDNWSTEVRAETEGFKLSLPSMGKIQLSTNVVAKATPKLLDLSGNVDIPWARIKVDSLPDNAEPVSEDEVILNGPRKSKEELINREFAATTKSGMEIRSDLKIKIGDDVHFDAYGFKSNLAGLLSVKQEKGRLGLYGQIDLKNGRYASFGQDLLVRKGQINFSGLPSQPMLNIEAIRNPEAMEDSKVTAGVKVVGVATNPEVTVFSNPSKPQDQALSYLLTGRSLEDSGQAGSGGSVGAALLGMGLAKSGKLVGGIGEVFGIQDLNLGTAGVGDSSKVQVSGNIGKRLQVKYGVGLFDGLAEVTLRYRLLPQLYFQSVSGTNQVFDLLYQFEF